From the Clostridia bacterium genome, the window CGGACGATCCAGACCGTCCAACGCTGCGCCGTGGACGCAGCACCCACAATGACGAGCCCGTCGAGCCACCGACCATGACGCTGAAGCCGGGCACGCCGATGGCAAAGCCGATCGACGTGATGGTGGCCGTCAGCGACCCAGACCCTACTCAGGGGCATCCGTTCGACTTCCTATGGAGTGACCAGGAAAAGCAGCGTTACACACGGGAGATGACGTCGCTCGCAGCAGCAGAGTTGCGCAAATTTTCCGCAGGACGTAATGGCCCGATGCTGCCGACCTCATTCACCTTCACCGAAGAATCGATACGCGCTCTCGACGTCGATTACAGCAATTCGCCGGAATTGGTATTCACAGGGCGCTACGCAGTTCCGGGCGGTTGGAAGGCAGCCGGTGCCGCTTCCGCTCGCGAATTCGAGTTATACGTCACTGTCATCGGTCGTCCCGACTACGACAGCAATGTGCACAAGGGCTTCGCAGTCGCGACCGACTCGGCGCACCTGGACGCGTATCCACGCCTGGAATTGGTCGACGGCGTTGATGCCGATGGCGACGGTCGCGGCGATTTGCTGTTCCGGCGGATCACCGACGTGGGTCGCAGCTACATCCTCTATCGCGTGTACTCCGGGCAGGTGCAGAAAATGTTCGAGGGCGGTTCGGGACAGTAGCGAAACGGTAATCGTCATCCAATGTGTGTCATCGATGTGACACCAGAAACGATAGGTCATCTTGAGGTTGCGCCCGTCATTGGCGCAGCCGAAGATATGCTTATGCTTTGTTCTCAGTAGCGGCAAAAAGCAGATCCCTCGCTCCGCTCGGGATGACACTTCTCTTCCACGTTCACAAGATTGTTTACCGATTCCTCATCTCTCGATTCTGCTTGACAACTGAACAGCGTTCATCATAATGAACGCTGTTCATTATGACTTCTCTTTCCAGACGCGATCAGCAACGCTCGCAACTCCGCCGCGAAATCCTGGATGCCGCGAGCGCCGCTTTTGCGAACAAGGGCTACGAGCAACTCTCCATGCGCAAGCTGGCGGCCCAGCTGGCGTGCTCGCCCGGCACGCTGTATCTCTATTTTCGCGACAAAGACGAGCTGCTGCACGCCGTGGTCGAAGGGAGCTTTGCGGAATTGCTGAAGGGTCTGCGTGCAATTCCAGACGACGGCGACCCGGTCGGCTTGTTGAAGACGAAACTGCGGGCGTACATCGAGTTCGGGCTACGCAACCCCAATCACTACAAATGCGCGTTTGTGCTGCCGCCCGGGCAGGATCGCAAGCGGCCCTACAAGCCTCATCCGGCTTTCGATGAACTGGTGCAAGCGCTGCGGCGGTGCGTGGAGTCTGGCCTCTTGCCCGAGGCAGACTTGGCAACGACAAGCCAGGTCGTCTGGTCGTGCATCCATGGGTTAACGTCGTTGTTGATCGCGAGGCCGGCGTTCCCGTGGGTGGACAGAGAAAAGTTGATCGATGAATTGATCGAGACTGCAACGGCCGGGATCGCTTTCCGCGCCGTGACTGCAAGCAAGAGAGAAGGAGGGCGCAATGGGAGCTCCCGCTCTAGGTCGCGAAAGTAAGACAAAGGAATCTTTGGGAGTAGGGCACCGGGCATGGCTGCTGCTGGCCACGGCTGGGGCGTTATTGCTGGTTGCGAACGGCCGCAACACGATTCCGCTGGCGGCTTGGCTTGCGCCCGTGTTCCTGCTGCGCTTCACGCGTGGAGGCCGTGCCTGGGCTCGCCTACTGACAACATTCTCGGTGCTATTTGCAACGTGGCTCTTCCAGTTTCGTGGAATGGTTCCTGCGCCAAGGCCCATTGTCATCGCCGTTGCAGTGGCGTTCTCGCTGGCGCTGCTTGTGCCGTATGCGATAGACCGTGCGCTCTCGCCACGGCTTCGCGCGGGATGGGCGACGCTGGTCTTTCCGGCGGCTTGGGCGGGGACGGAATACCTCGTAAGCATCGTGTCGCCGTATGGCAGTTGGGGCGCGGTGGCATATTCGCAATTTGGCGAACTGCCGCTGATGCAGCTTGCTTCTGTTACGGGACCGTCCGGGATCACCTTCCTCATGGGATGGTTCGCTTCGACAATGAATCTGGCGTGGGCGCGCGACTGGATCTGGCGCGATGTTCGTAAGCCGGCTGCAGCGCTTGCAGTGACATTCGCGGCAGTGCTGATAAGCGGTGGAGTTCGACTTGCGTTCTTTCCTCCCGATTCGGCAACTGTAAAAGTAGTTTCGCTATCGCGCGGGAACTTCCCAACTGCGCCGACAGAAGACCTGGAACGGAGCCTCTTCCGCAACCTGCCGCTGACGGATGCTGAAGTGGATTTGATCCGCAACAGCACGCATCTTGGCACGGACGATCTGCTGGCAAGAACCGAACGGGCCGCGGATGCAGGCGCGAAAATTGTCTTCTGGAGCGAAACCGCGGGAGACGTCTTTAAGGAAGAGGAGGCGGCGCTGATCGCACGGGCTCAGGGACTGGCGAGCCGTAAACAAATCTATCTCGGGCTCGGACTTGGCACATATCAACGTGGTGCCGCGAAGCCGCTCGAGAACAAGATCGTGCTCATCGCGCCGAATGGCCAGATAGCATACGAATACTGGAAGGCGCGTCCAGTGCCCGGGAGTGAAAAAAACATTTCGAGCCAGCTCGACGGCAAAATCAAGACGGCCCTGACCCCTTACGGACGTGTCGCGTCGGCCATCTGCTTTGACCTGGATTTCCCGCAACTGCTGGCGCAGGCGGGGAAAATGAATACCGACATCCTGCTCGCGCCTTCCAACGACTGGCTGGCCATTGATCCGTGGCATACACAGATGGCGGCGTTCCGAGCGGTGGAGCAGGGCTTCAACCTCGTGCGGCAGGTGCGCACGGGCCTATCAATTGCCGTGGATTACCAGGGCCGCGTGCTGGCGCAGATGGATGATTTCGTTTCGCCTGACCGCGAGATGACGGCGTACGTGCCCACACGCGGCGTCCGCACCATATACTCGCGGATAGGCGACGCGTTCGCATGGGCATGCCTATTAGGGCTGGCGATTCTGCCGCTCGCAACGCGGAGGCGTTCCTAACGAAAGTATCCGTACGCACGTCTAAGATACGGACGGTACTCATCATCATGCGCAAGACAGCCATAGCAGTACTAACAATGCTGCTGCTGAGCATATGTGGAGTCGCGCAACAGTACACCACTAACACCAGCCTCACCACAAGCAAGCTTGCCGAGAATGTCTACCTGATCCAAGGCGAAGGCGGGAATGTTACGGCGCTGATCGGCGAAGACGCCATTCTGCTTATCGATTCGATGTTCCCGGAAACAGCAGCGGGCCTCGATGCGGCGCTGAAGAGTCTTTCGCCGAAACCCGTTCGCTACGTCATCAATACGCATTGGCACGCCGATCACACTGGCGCTAACGAGTACTTCGGCGGGCGGGGCGCAACCATTGTGTCCAGCGAACCGACGCGCGCGTGGTTGGCTTCGCGCGGAAACGACTATCGACCAAATGCTAAAGCCATACCCACGCCAACCGCTGGCCTTCCGGTGGTCGCCTTTGGTGAGGACTCGACGTCTATTTCAGCGGCGAACGCCTGCAGCTGCGTCGCCTCGGAACGGGGCACACGGACGGAGATGCGGGAGCGTTCCTGACAAAAGCGAACATTGCAGCAATTGGCGATACGTACTTCGGGGCATTCCCGACACGGAACGTGCTCGCCGTGCAATCTGCTATGGAGCAATTCCTGGCGATGTTGCCGGACGATGTGCAGATCGTTCCCGGGCACGGCAGCGTGCTTCGAAAGCAAGAACTGGTCGAGTACTGCACAGCGCTGAAGGAAAGCGTTCAATTGATGCAAGCGGCGATTGCAGGCGGCAAAACGCTGGACCAGGTACGCGAGGAGAAGTTGCTGAGCCGGTTTAAAAAGTATTCAGCGCCGTACATGCCTCTCGAGAAATTCGCGTCAATCCTGTTTCGCGAACTCAGCGAGAGCGAACATCCGTAAAGGGCACAGCCACGCAGCACGGGGGGGAAGCCCATTGTTTTTATCGGCCCTCGAGCTTCTTCGATAATAGAGCCTCGAGCAGTGCCGGATTCGCTCGGCCTTTGCAGGCTTTCATCACTGCTCCCGCGAAGTATCTGGCGACCGTCTTCTTGCCTCCGCGATACTGATCGAGCTGCCTGGGATTCGCGGCGATGACGTCATCAATGATTTTCTCCAGCGCGGACGCGTCCGTAATCTGCTCCGGCTTCTCAGCTTCGTACACGGCAGGGAAATCCTGACGACGCTCGAAGCACCGATTGAAAAGGTCTTTCAGCATCTTGCTGCTGAGGGTGCCTTGTTCCACGAGTTCGGCCGCGCCAGCAAGCCCCTTGAAGCTGATTGGAGACTCATCCAGCCGAAGGCCAGCGGCGTTCAGTCGCCCGAGTAGTTCGCCCTGAATCAGATTTGCGACACGCTTGGGACTCCTCGCCGCACGCGCGACCGTCTCGAATTCGTCTGCCATGTTCTTCGTCATCGTGAGCGTGTACGCCGCCTGCTCGTTGAGGCCATAGTCGGAGACGAAACGGCGACGCCTTGCCTCCGGCAACTCGGGGAGGTGCTCGCGAATCTGCTGCTGCCATTCCTCATCAAGGACGAGCGGGAGCAGGTCCGGCTCCGGAAAATAGCGATAGTCGTGCGCGCGCTCCTTGCTGCGCATGATGAAGGTCTTGCCTTCGGCGGCGTTGTACAGCCGCGTCTCCTGCTCGATTCTGCCGCCCGCGTCGAGGACTTGTTCGTGACGCGCTATTTCGTACTCGATCGCCTGTCGGATAAAGCGGAAAGAATTAACGTTCTTG encodes:
- a CDS encoding nitrilase-related carbon-nitrogen hydrolase yields the protein MGAPALGRESKTKESLGVGHRAWLLLATAGALLLVANGRNTIPLAAWLAPVFLLRFTRGGRAWARLLTTFSVLFATWLFQFRGMVPAPRPIVIAVAVAFSLALLVPYAIDRALSPRLRAGWATLVFPAAWAGTEYLVSIVSPYGSWGAVAYSQFGELPLMQLASVTGPSGITFLMGWFASTMNLAWARDWIWRDVRKPAAALAVTFAAVLISGGVRLAFFPPDSATVKVVSLSRGNFPTAPTEDLERSLFRNLPLTDAEVDLIRNSTHLGTDDLLARTERAADAGAKIVFWSETAGDVFKEEEAALIARAQGLASRKQIYLGLGLGTYQRGAAKPLENKIVLIAPNGQIAYEYWKARPVPGSEKNISSQLDGKIKTALTPYGRVASAICFDLDFPQLLAQAGKMNTDILLAPSNDWLAIDPWHTQMAAFRAVEQGFNLVRQVRTGLSIAVDYQGRVLAQMDDFVSPDREMTAYVPTRGVRTIYSRIGDAFAWACLLGLAILPLATRRRS
- the gatB gene encoding Asp-tRNA(Asn)/Glu-tRNA(Gln) amidotransferase subunit GatB, giving the protein MARMPETPVTAQSKYEPVIGLEVHVQLLTESKIFCSCSTRFGAPPNTNVCPVCLGLPGALPVLNRRVVELAALAAMALNCRINKRSVFARKNYFYPDLPKGYQITQYDEPLAEHGFLEIKATDGGVKRIGITRLHVEEDAGKSMHDGLADSAELTSVDFNRSGVPLIEIVSEPDLASAGEAYEYLTRLKEIMLYTDVSDCNMEEGSLRCDANVSIRRRHEMELGTKAEIKNVNSFRFIRQAIEYEIARHEQVLDAGGRIEQETRLYNAAEGKTFIMRSKERAHDYRYFPEPDLLPLVLDEEWQQQIREHLPELPEARRRRFVSDYGLNEQAAYTLTMTKNMADEFETVARAARSPKRVANLIQGELLGRLNAAGLRLDESPISFKGLAGAAELVEQGTLSSKMLKDLFNRCFERRQDFPAVYEAEKPEQITDASALEKIIDDVIAANPRQLDQYRGGKKTVARYFAGAVMKACKGRANPALLEALLSKKLEGR
- a CDS encoding MBL fold metallo-hydrolase, yielding MLLLSICGVAQQYTTNTSLTTSKLAENVYLIQGEGGNVTALIGEDAILLIDSMFPETAAGLDAALKSLSPKPVRYVINTHWHADHTGANEYFGGRGATIVSSEPTRAWLASRGNDYRPNAKAIPTPTAGLPVVAFGEDSTSISAANACSCVASERGTRTEMRERS
- a CDS encoding TetR/AcrR family transcriptional regulator; the encoded protein is MTSLSRRDQQRSQLRREILDAASAAFANKGYEQLSMRKLAAQLACSPGTLYLYFRDKDELLHAVVEGSFAELLKGLRAIPDDGDPVGLLKTKLRAYIEFGLRNPNHYKCAFVLPPGQDRKRPYKPHPAFDELVQALRRCVESGLLPEADLATTSQVVWSCIHGLTSLLIARPAFPWVDREKLIDELIETATAGIAFRAVTASKREGGRNGSSRSRSRK